Proteins co-encoded in one Gleimia hominis genomic window:
- a CDS encoding L-lactate permease, whose protein sequence is MPVAVTFTPGEHIIGGSLFISALVGLLPLLVFFILLGVFKVKTHWCALISLATALVVAVIGFKMPVSLALLSGSQGLAFSFTPILYIIITAVWLYNLSEGSGRSADVRAAFNVVGAGDRRIQALLLAFSFCGILEGLAGFGAPVAIVCAMLVAIGVEPIKAAVVTITGNAINVGFGAVAIPVTTAAGIGEQNPLEVAAQMGIITPFIAGFVPLGLLVLLDGKRGLKQLWPVALASGIVTALGHWAVATYFSYELTAILASLLGFAAVTGLLQVWKPTTPETERTQTDAKLTGKRATLALMPYWLVVLVFGVAKLWTIGFDLPAALKATDIKFGWPGLDGHLLTADGAVNPSTQFSLATLSSPGTLIALTAIVVTFVYAKTANKQFPFTVGQGFKTLGTTIYGLRIAILTIATVMMLAYVMNFSGQTGVIGAWMSGAGGAFVLISPVLGWIGTAVTGSATSANALFADLQTTAAHTVGANPSLLLSANTIGGGIGKIVSPQNLAIAAGAIDKPNSEPELLRRLAPISALMLVALALLVGLHHVI, encoded by the coding sequence ATGCCGGTTGCCGTAACTTTCACTCCGGGTGAGCACATTATTGGTGGTTCACTCTTCATAAGCGCGTTAGTGGGTTTACTCCCGCTGCTCGTGTTCTTCATTCTCCTGGGTGTTTTTAAAGTTAAAACCCACTGGTGTGCACTCATTTCACTGGCGACCGCACTGGTGGTGGCTGTGATTGGGTTCAAAATGCCGGTTTCCCTGGCTTTACTTTCTGGTTCCCAGGGTCTGGCGTTTTCTTTTACTCCCATTTTGTACATCATCATCACTGCCGTTTGGCTTTATAACCTGTCTGAGGGCAGTGGCCGATCCGCGGACGTGCGCGCCGCGTTCAACGTGGTCGGAGCCGGAGACCGGCGGATACAGGCGCTTTTGCTTGCTTTTAGTTTCTGCGGAATCCTCGAGGGCCTAGCGGGCTTCGGTGCGCCCGTCGCGATCGTGTGCGCAATGCTCGTGGCGATCGGGGTGGAACCCATCAAAGCGGCGGTCGTGACGATCACTGGTAACGCAATCAACGTTGGTTTCGGTGCCGTGGCCATCCCGGTTACTACCGCCGCGGGAATCGGGGAGCAAAACCCCCTCGAGGTAGCCGCACAAATGGGAATCATCACCCCGTTCATCGCCGGGTTCGTCCCCCTGGGCCTGCTGGTACTTCTCGATGGGAAACGGGGGTTAAAGCAGCTTTGGCCCGTGGCACTAGCATCCGGAATCGTGACGGCGCTCGGGCACTGGGCGGTCGCCACCTACTTCTCGTATGAACTCACCGCGATCCTCGCGTCCCTCCTCGGGTTCGCCGCGGTCACCGGCTTGCTGCAAGTGTGGAAACCCACCACGCCCGAAACCGAACGCACGCAAACAGATGCGAAACTCACCGGCAAACGCGCTACCCTCGCACTAATGCCCTACTGGCTGGTGGTGCTGGTGTTCGGGGTGGCGAAACTGTGGACCATCGGGTTCGACTTGCCGGCAGCGTTGAAAGCTACGGATATCAAGTTCGGCTGGCCCGGTTTGGACGGGCACCTGCTCACCGCAGATGGGGCGGTGAACCCCTCCACCCAGTTCTCCCTGGCGACACTGAGTTCACCCGGCACCCTCATTGCCCTCACCGCAATCGTCGTAACCTTCGTATACGCCAAAACGGCGAACAAGCAGTTCCCATTCACTGTTGGACAAGGTTTCAAAACCCTGGGCACCACCATTTATGGTCTGCGCATCGCAATCCTCACGATCGCCACGGTGATGATGCTGGCGTACGTCATGAACTTCTCGGGCCAAACCGGGGTTATTGGCGCGTGGATGTCCGGTGCGGGCGGCGCGTTCGTGCTGATCTCCCCCGTGCTCGGGTGGATCGGCACCGCCGTAACTGGCTCCGCCACATCCGCAAACGCCCTGTTCGCCGACCTGCAAACCACTGCGGCACACACCGTTGGGGCGAACCCGTCCCTCCTGCTGTCCGCAAACACAATCGGTGGCGGGATCGGCAAGATCGTGTCACCCCAGAACCTCGCGATCGCAGCTGGGGCAATTGACAAACCGAACTCCGAACCCGAACTGCTGCGCCGTCTAGCCCCAATCTCCGCGTTAATGCTCGTGGCACTTGCGCTGCTGGTCGGCCTGCATCACGTCATTTAG
- a CDS encoding metal-sensitive transcriptional regulator codes for MSVEHGYTSDKQKYLMRMKRIEGQARGIHRMIDEDVYCIDVLTQISAMKSALENVALHLLEDHMDHCVRHAAQAGGPQADDKLAEAMQAITRLVKS; via the coding sequence ATTTCGGTGGAGCACGGTTATACGAGTGATAAGCAGAAGTATTTGATGCGCATGAAGCGTATTGAGGGGCAGGCGCGGGGGATTCACCGGATGATCGATGAGGATGTGTATTGCATTGACGTGCTCACTCAAATTTCTGCGATGAAATCTGCGTTAGAGAACGTGGCGTTGCACTTGTTGGAAGACCACATGGATCATTGTGTGCGGCACGCTGCGCAGGCGGGTGGGCCGCAGGCCGATGATAAACTTGCGGAAGCCATGCAGGCGATAACGCGCCTCGTGAAATCTTAA
- a CDS encoding lactate utilization protein B — MLVELLAQKHSGKKTGSAHSSEQPQSWTPGVPIPDDPLRWGEYFASSAKRQMQNTQLRRNIGHATNTIRNKRGQRVDEMPDWEQLRLAAGAIKQRTQAMLPELLEQFEANVKKNGGIVHWARDGEEACRIVSGILQDKGVDDVVKVKSMATQEINLNEHLEKLGISAWETDLAEMIVQLGEDMPSHVVVPAIHRNRAEVREIFKAKMRNIPNDISAQPRELTMAARAHLRQKFLDAKVSISGANMGIAQTGTLSVFESEGNGRMCLTLPETLITVMGIEKLVPSYRDYEVFTQLLPRSATGERMNPYTSMWTGVHEGDGPKEFHLILMDNGRTRVLADEVGHEALSCIRCGACLNICPVYEEVGGHAYNSVYPGPIGISLTPQMVDGFDHSDPDSTLPFACSLCNACADACPVHIDLPGIIVENRRKYQDAGRKGIPSGWDLAMRAASQVMRSGQRMETAGNAASLGNILGGKAGKIGPLPLPVVSTWTRSHDIPVPPKQTFRSWWKEQN; from the coding sequence ATGTTGGTTGAACTATTGGCGCAAAAGCATTCTGGGAAGAAAACGGGCAGCGCGCATTCTTCTGAGCAGCCGCAGTCTTGGACACCGGGCGTGCCAATTCCGGACGACCCGTTGCGGTGGGGAGAGTACTTCGCGTCTTCGGCTAAACGGCAGATGCAGAACACGCAGTTGCGGCGAAATATCGGGCATGCGACGAACACGATTCGGAACAAACGCGGTCAGCGCGTAGACGAAATGCCGGATTGGGAACAGTTGCGGTTAGCTGCCGGGGCGATTAAGCAACGCACGCAAGCGATGCTGCCGGAGTTACTGGAGCAGTTCGAAGCGAACGTGAAGAAGAACGGGGGGATTGTCCACTGGGCTCGGGACGGTGAGGAAGCATGCCGGATCGTGTCTGGGATCTTGCAGGATAAAGGCGTGGACGACGTGGTTAAGGTCAAGTCCATGGCGACGCAAGAGATTAACCTCAACGAGCATTTAGAGAAGCTGGGGATCAGCGCGTGGGAAACAGACCTGGCGGAAATGATTGTCCAGTTGGGTGAGGACATGCCGTCGCACGTGGTGGTTCCAGCGATTCACCGTAACCGCGCGGAAGTGCGAGAAATTTTTAAAGCAAAAATGCGCAATATTCCGAATGATATTTCAGCGCAGCCACGCGAGTTGACGATGGCGGCGCGCGCGCACTTGCGGCAGAAGTTCTTGGATGCGAAAGTGTCCATTTCGGGTGCGAACATGGGGATTGCGCAGACGGGTACCCTGTCGGTTTTTGAGTCTGAGGGTAACGGCCGGATGTGTTTAACTCTGCCGGAAACGCTGATTACCGTGATGGGGATTGAGAAGCTGGTGCCGTCTTATCGTGATTATGAGGTGTTCACCCAGCTTCTGCCTCGTTCGGCGACGGGTGAGCGGATGAATCCGTACACGTCGATGTGGACGGGGGTGCATGAGGGAGATGGGCCAAAAGAGTTCCACTTGATCCTCATGGATAATGGTCGCACGCGAGTGTTGGCGGACGAGGTGGGGCACGAGGCGCTGTCGTGTATTCGCTGCGGAGCGTGCTTGAATATATGCCCGGTGTACGAGGAAGTCGGGGGCCACGCCTACAACTCGGTGTATCCGGGGCCGATTGGGATTTCACTTACCCCGCAGATGGTGGATGGGTTCGACCATTCGGATCCGGATTCAACCCTGCCGTTCGCATGTTCTCTGTGCAACGCGTGCGCGGATGCGTGCCCGGTGCATATTGACTTGCCGGGCATTATTGTGGAGAACCGCCGTAAGTACCAGGATGCGGGTCGCAAGGGGATCCCTTCGGGTTGGGATTTGGCGATGCGGGCGGCGTCGCAGGTGATGCGCAGTGGGCAGCGGATGGAAACCGCTGGGAACGCAGCTTCGCTGGGTAACATTTTGGGTGGTAAGGCCGGTAAGATCGGTCCGCTTCCCCTGCCGGTGGTGTCCACTTGGACGCGTTCGCACGATATTCCGGTGCCGCCGAAACAGACGTTCCGTTCGTGGTGGAAGGAGCAGAACTAG
- a CDS encoding ABC transporter permease, with protein MADFKTVLPGQEHYVSDIDETGLGAVDAVRDESAPSSMWGEAWKYLRRRPVFWVSAAIIAVAVVVSAFPSLFTGTDPAYCELTKSLATPEPGHWFGFDRQGCDVYARTIYGARASVTVGVLATAIAVIVGVLFGAVAGWFGGVVDTILSRITDIFFAIPFVLAAIVVMQMFKGSRTVVTVAVVLGAFGWTQIARITRGAVMSIKQNEYITSAKALGRPGFSTLVAHVLPNAAAPIIVYATVALGTFIVAEATLSFLGIGLPPDVVSWGHDIDAAQASLRTRPMVLFYPAGALALTVLSFIMMGDVVRDALDPKARKK; from the coding sequence ATGGCTGATTTCAAAACTGTTTTACCGGGCCAGGAACACTACGTTAGCGATATTGACGAGACCGGTCTGGGGGCTGTGGACGCAGTTAGGGACGAGTCTGCGCCATCGTCCATGTGGGGGGAAGCGTGGAAGTACTTGCGGCGCCGCCCAGTGTTCTGGGTCTCCGCTGCTATCATCGCAGTAGCCGTGGTTGTTAGCGCATTTCCCAGTTTATTTACGGGCACTGACCCGGCGTACTGCGAACTGACGAAGTCTTTAGCAACCCCCGAACCTGGGCACTGGTTTGGTTTTGACCGGCAGGGTTGCGACGTGTACGCCCGCACCATTTATGGTGCCCGCGCCTCCGTTACTGTGGGGGTACTAGCCACCGCGATCGCCGTGATCGTCGGCGTGCTTTTCGGCGCGGTCGCCGGCTGGTTCGGTGGCGTGGTAGACACGATTCTGTCGCGTATCACCGACATTTTCTTCGCGATCCCATTTGTTCTGGCTGCGATCGTGGTGATGCAAATGTTCAAAGGCTCCCGCACGGTCGTGACCGTGGCCGTGGTGCTGGGAGCATTCGGGTGGACGCAGATCGCTCGGATTACCCGCGGGGCCGTTATGAGCATTAAGCAAAACGAATACATAACCTCTGCGAAAGCACTGGGCAGACCCGGGTTCTCCACCCTCGTCGCACACGTCCTGCCCAACGCGGCGGCACCCATAATCGTGTACGCAACGGTTGCGCTTGGCACGTTCATTGTGGCCGAAGCAACCCTTTCCTTCCTCGGGATTGGACTGCCACCCGACGTGGTGTCTTGGGGACATGACATAGACGCAGCCCAAGCTTCCCTGCGGACCCGTCCGATGGTGCTGTTCTACCCGGCGGGCGCACTGGCACTCACCGTTTTGAGTTTCATCATGATGGGCGACGTGGTGCGCGACGCTCTAGATCCAAAGGCACGAAAGAAATGA
- a CDS encoding peptide ABC transporter substrate-binding protein, producing the protein MNLKRMAALAATAALALTTAACGSGGDNESGDSGATGGSNYVTLNGTEPQSLLIPSATNEVGGGRIIDMVFAGLVYYDEKGEAHNEIAESIDANGDSTKFDIKLKKGLKFSDDTEVKADNFIKAWNDAGKLSNARLSGAFMEPIKGYSDKEDSELTGLKKVDDYHFTVELNQPTADFPLRLGYSAFAPLPDSAFDNDGKVTDEFGENPVGYGPYKMKEEGAWEHNVQATLVPNPNYQGDRKPQNDGLVYKFYTKMNAAYADVLADNLDVLDAVDESAFATYEQDVAGRFSNKPVATSQSFSIPYIEHFQDDEEGRLRRQAISMAIDRDEITSTVFHKTRTPAKDFSAPVINGYTDKLKGNEVLQFNPEKAKELWQKADEIAKFSGTFEIAYNADGGHQGWADAVSNSIKNTLGINAQGKSYPDFKSLRTEITDRTIKTAFRTGWQADYPGLSNFLTPIFKTNGSANDVDYSNPEFDKLLNEGDSATSVDDANQKYQQAEEILLQELPSIPTWYDNSVGAWSTNVDNVVFNWQGVPEAYKIVKK; encoded by the coding sequence ATGAACCTGAAAAGAATGGCAGCTCTTGCTGCTACGGCCGCTCTGGCCCTCACAACCGCTGCGTGCGGATCCGGTGGGGACAACGAGTCTGGCGACTCGGGAGCAACCGGTGGTTCCAACTACGTGACCTTAAACGGAACGGAACCGCAGAGCCTACTGATCCCCTCCGCCACCAATGAAGTGGGTGGCGGACGAATTATCGACATGGTGTTCGCAGGCCTTGTCTACTATGACGAAAAAGGCGAGGCGCACAATGAGATCGCGGAATCCATTGATGCGAACGGCGACTCCACAAAGTTCGACATCAAGCTCAAGAAAGGCTTGAAGTTCTCCGACGACACGGAAGTGAAGGCCGACAACTTCATTAAAGCTTGGAATGACGCGGGTAAGCTGTCGAATGCACGCCTATCTGGCGCATTCATGGAACCGATCAAGGGGTACTCCGACAAAGAGGATTCCGAACTGACCGGGTTGAAGAAGGTGGACGATTACCACTTCACCGTGGAACTAAACCAACCGACTGCCGACTTCCCACTGCGCTTAGGCTACTCCGCGTTCGCTCCCCTACCTGATTCCGCGTTCGACAACGACGGCAAGGTAACGGACGAGTTCGGAGAGAATCCCGTTGGGTACGGACCCTACAAAATGAAAGAAGAGGGCGCTTGGGAGCACAATGTGCAAGCCACCCTGGTGCCGAACCCGAACTATCAGGGGGACCGCAAACCTCAAAACGATGGGTTGGTATACAAGTTCTACACGAAAATGAATGCCGCTTACGCGGATGTACTTGCCGACAACCTGGACGTGCTTGATGCTGTAGACGAGTCCGCGTTCGCCACCTATGAGCAGGACGTGGCCGGCCGGTTCTCTAACAAGCCGGTCGCAACGTCGCAAAGCTTTTCCATCCCCTACATTGAACACTTCCAAGACGATGAGGAGGGGCGTTTGCGGCGCCAAGCTATTTCCATGGCGATTGACCGCGACGAAATTACGTCCACGGTATTCCACAAGACCCGCACGCCCGCTAAAGACTTCTCCGCTCCCGTTATCAACGGTTACACGGATAAACTAAAGGGCAATGAAGTTCTCCAGTTCAACCCGGAAAAGGCTAAAGAACTGTGGCAGAAGGCCGATGAAATCGCGAAGTTCTCTGGCACTTTTGAGATTGCTTACAACGCGGATGGGGGCCACCAGGGGTGGGCGGATGCCGTGTCGAACTCGATTAAGAACACGCTCGGCATTAACGCGCAGGGGAAGTCTTACCCAGACTTTAAGTCACTGCGCACCGAGATTACGGACCGCACTATTAAGACCGCGTTCCGCACCGGTTGGCAGGCGGATTACCCGGGCTTGTCAAACTTCCTCACACCAATTTTTAAAACCAATGGAAGTGCGAACGACGTGGATTATTCGAATCCCGAGTTCGACAAGCTTCTGAACGAAGGGGACTCGGCCACGTCGGTTGACGACGCGAACCAGAAGTACCAGCAGGCGGAAGAGATCCTCTTGCAGGAACTCCCCTCAATCCCCACGTGGTACGACAACTCAGTTGGCGCCTGGTCAACTAACGTCGACAACGTCGTATTCAACTGGCAGGGCGTGCCGGAAGCTTACAAGATCGTGAAGAAATAG
- a CDS encoding dipeptide ABC transporter ATP-binding protein, whose translation MKELLKITDLEVAFQSSTGMVPAVRKANLTVYPGQTVAIVGESGSGKSTLASSINGLLPGSGQVTGGSIQFDGRELVGLSEKELIELRGSQIGMVPQDPMSNLNPVWRIGTQVKETLTANNITKGSAAHERVAELLEQAGLPDAKRRAKQYPHEFSGGMRQRALIAIGLAARPKLLIADEPTSALDVTVQHQILDHLEHLTHELGTAVLFITHDLGLAAERASHLVVMHRGRVVESGPALQILQQPQHPYTQRLVAAAPSLASQRIQAALKQGETSDELLNKSVEGYDYTREIIRVEKLVKDFDVRGQRGAASKLRAVDNVSFTVRQGTTLALVGESGSGKSTVANIILNLLNPTSGKVFYKGTDLSTVGETELFKMRSKMQVVFQNPYGSLDPTFSVYRCIEEPLRVHKRGNKKARQERVAQLLDAVQLPRSAMRRYPGELSGGQRQRVAIARALALGPEVIVLDEAVSALDVLVQEQILQLLSRLQTERLLTYLFITHDLAVVRQMADDVVVMQHGRVVEANKTDELFKNPQRDYTANLINAIPGGSIRLWEGN comes from the coding sequence ATGAAAGAACTGTTAAAAATTACGGATTTGGAAGTAGCCTTCCAATCTTCCACCGGCATGGTGCCAGCGGTACGGAAAGCAAACCTCACGGTGTACCCCGGGCAGACGGTAGCGATCGTGGGTGAATCCGGTTCGGGTAAATCCACACTCGCCAGCTCCATCAACGGCCTCCTGCCCGGCAGCGGGCAAGTAACGGGCGGATCCATCCAGTTCGATGGGCGCGAACTCGTTGGGCTTTCAGAGAAGGAACTAATTGAGCTGCGGGGCAGTCAGATCGGCATGGTACCTCAAGATCCCATGTCGAACCTGAACCCCGTGTGGCGAATCGGAACGCAAGTTAAAGAAACACTCACCGCAAACAACATTACAAAAGGTAGTGCCGCCCACGAGCGCGTTGCCGAACTGTTGGAACAAGCGGGGCTGCCAGACGCGAAACGGCGGGCCAAGCAGTACCCCCATGAGTTCTCCGGCGGGATGCGCCAGCGGGCATTGATCGCCATTGGCCTGGCGGCGCGGCCGAAACTGCTGATTGCGGACGAGCCAACCTCCGCGCTGGACGTAACCGTGCAGCACCAGATTCTGGACCACTTGGAGCACCTGACGCACGAGCTTGGTACCGCGGTGTTGTTCATTACCCACGACTTGGGGTTGGCGGCAGAACGCGCTTCCCACCTGGTGGTGATGCACCGCGGCCGCGTCGTTGAATCGGGCCCGGCCCTACAGATTCTTCAGCAGCCTCAGCATCCGTACACGCAGCGTTTAGTTGCCGCTGCCCCATCGCTGGCGTCGCAGCGGATCCAAGCGGCACTCAAGCAGGGGGAGACCTCAGACGAATTATTGAATAAAAGCGTCGAAGGTTACGACTATACGCGCGAGATAATTCGCGTTGAAAAACTCGTTAAAGACTTTGATGTGCGCGGCCAAAGAGGGGCGGCATCCAAACTGCGGGCGGTGGACAACGTGTCGTTTACCGTACGGCAAGGTACCACGCTCGCGCTAGTGGGTGAATCTGGGTCAGGTAAATCCACGGTGGCGAACATTATTTTGAACCTCCTCAACCCCACGTCCGGGAAAGTGTTCTACAAGGGCACGGACCTATCGACGGTGGGAGAAACAGAACTGTTCAAAATGCGTTCCAAAATGCAGGTGGTGTTCCAAAACCCCTACGGTTCACTGGACCCCACATTCTCCGTTTACCGCTGTATAGAAGAGCCTTTGCGGGTGCATAAGCGCGGAAATAAGAAAGCGCGGCAAGAACGTGTGGCACAACTGTTGGATGCCGTTCAGCTTCCCCGGTCTGCGATGCGCCGCTACCCCGGGGAACTGTCGGGTGGGCAGCGCCAACGCGTTGCAATCGCCCGGGCACTCGCCTTAGGCCCCGAGGTGATTGTGCTGGACGAAGCCGTGTCGGCCCTGGATGTGCTGGTGCAAGAGCAGATTCTACAGCTGCTGTCGCGTTTGCAGACCGAACGGTTGCTGACGTACCTGTTCATCACTCACGACCTCGCGGTGGTGCGGCAAATGGCCGATGACGTGGTGGTGATGCAGCACGGCAGGGTCGTTGAGGCAAATAAAACTGATGAGCTGTTCAAAAACCCGCAGCGCGACTACACCGCTAACCTCATTAACGCGATTCCAGGTGGGTCAATCCGCCTGTGGGAGGGCAACTAA
- a CDS encoding (Fe-S)-binding protein — translation MKIALFATCISDVMFPQAAQATVHLLRRLGHDVYFPQQQGCCGQMHINTGYYDEALPLIKNHVDTFKPVLDGQWDAIVVPSGSCTGSIRHQQALVANSLEEHRLAKAAQRIADLTYDLPELLIDVLGVEDVGAYFPHKVTYHSTCHSLRITKLGDKPYRLLNKVGGLELIDLPDASACCGFGGTFSLKNADVSTAMLAKKMANIQSTGAEMVVAGDYSCLMHIGGGLARANAGIRAIHIAEVLAPTQDEPWAAPETTTKVGV, via the coding sequence ATGAAAATCGCACTCTTCGCGACGTGCATTTCAGACGTCATGTTTCCGCAAGCCGCGCAGGCCACAGTGCATTTGCTGCGGCGGTTAGGGCACGACGTTTACTTCCCCCAGCAGCAAGGGTGCTGCGGCCAAATGCACATTAATACGGGGTATTACGACGAGGCCTTACCGCTCATCAAGAACCATGTGGACACGTTCAAACCCGTGCTTGACGGGCAGTGGGACGCGATCGTGGTTCCGTCTGGTTCGTGTACCGGTTCGATCCGCCACCAGCAGGCTCTGGTAGCGAATTCGCTTGAGGAACACCGGCTCGCTAAAGCCGCGCAGCGGATCGCGGACCTCACCTACGACCTGCCGGAACTGCTGATCGACGTGTTGGGCGTGGAAGATGTGGGCGCGTACTTCCCACACAAGGTCACGTATCACTCCACGTGCCACTCACTGCGGATCACAAAGCTGGGGGACAAACCTTACCGGCTGTTAAACAAGGTGGGTGGGTTAGAGCTTATCGACTTGCCGGACGCCAGTGCGTGCTGCGGTTTCGGGGGCACGTTCTCCCTCAAGAACGCGGACGTGTCTACCGCGATGCTGGCGAAAAAGATGGCGAATATTCAGTCTACGGGCGCGGAAATGGTGGTCGCGGGTGACTACTCGTGCCTCATGCATATTGGGGGCGGTCTTGCCCGTGCTAATGCGGGGATTCGTGCGATTCATATTGCGGAGGTACTGGCTCCCACTCAGGATGAACCGTGGGCAGCTCCGGAGACGACAACGAAAGTGGGGGTATAA
- a CDS encoding LutC/YkgG family protein produces MRTMAEDNVAKAEVLRRIRHALRDNPITPVQVSRDYIQEGENAPGSDPVIDVFVKALEDYNAHVQITDEKGVPAAIQKALEGVATAVIPRGLPQEWRAGLDAVTVTVEQPEAPLTNHQLDQIDAVVTASRCAVSHTGTIMLDGTEDQGRRALTLVPDTHVVVVRGDHVFPTVPQAVKLLGEHPTRPTTWVAGPSATSDIELIRVNGVHGPRNLHVVIVR; encoded by the coding sequence ATGCGGACTATGGCTGAAGATAATGTGGCGAAAGCAGAGGTGCTACGGCGCATACGCCACGCACTGCGGGATAATCCGATTACGCCCGTGCAGGTATCTCGAGATTATATTCAGGAGGGGGAGAACGCGCCTGGTTCAGACCCGGTGATTGACGTGTTTGTAAAGGCGTTGGAGGATTACAACGCGCACGTGCAGATCACGGACGAGAAGGGTGTGCCTGCGGCGATTCAAAAGGCGCTTGAGGGGGTGGCTACCGCGGTGATTCCACGAGGGTTACCGCAAGAGTGGCGGGCTGGTTTAGACGCGGTGACGGTGACGGTTGAACAACCTGAGGCACCGCTCACGAACCACCAGCTGGATCAAATTGACGCGGTCGTCACAGCGTCGCGGTGCGCCGTGTCGCACACGGGGACGATCATGCTGGACGGCACTGAAGATCAGGGTCGGCGGGCCCTCACGCTCGTACCCGACACACACGTGGTGGTGGTGCGTGGGGACCACGTGTTCCCCACGGTCCCTCAGGCGGTGAAACTGTTGGGGGAGCATCCGACGCGTCCAACTACGTGGGTGGCGGGCCCGTCTGCCACCTCGGACATTGAGTTGATCCGTGTGAACGGGGTTCATGGGCCCCGGAACCTGCACGTGGTGATAGTCCGTTAG
- a CDS encoding ABC transporter permease codes for MLRYVGRRLLQMIPVFLGATFLIFAMVYLMPGDPVVALGGDRGMTPEMRAEIASKFNLDKPFLVRYLLYLKGVVTFDFGTTFSGRSVNEVMAGAFPVTVKLAVMALIFEAVLGIGFGLVAGLRRGGLFDSTVLVVSLLVISVPTFVIGFVLQFVVGVQWKLLPATVGPDTSFYRLLMPAIVLGAVSFAYVLRLTRQSVSENLSADYVRTARAKGMGRTAVMNRHILRNSLIPVVTFLGGDLGALMGGAIVTEGIFAINGVGGTMYQAIVRGEAATVVSFTTVLVVVYIIANLLVDLLYAALDPRIRYS; via the coding sequence ATGCTGCGATATGTCGGCCGGCGCCTACTGCAGATGATTCCTGTGTTCTTGGGCGCGACTTTCCTGATTTTCGCCATGGTGTATTTGATGCCTGGTGATCCGGTGGTTGCGCTCGGTGGGGACCGGGGGATGACCCCAGAAATGCGCGCAGAGATAGCGTCTAAGTTCAACCTGGATAAACCGTTCTTGGTGCGCTACCTGCTTTATTTGAAAGGCGTGGTGACGTTCGATTTCGGCACCACGTTTTCGGGCCGTTCCGTTAACGAAGTGATGGCGGGCGCGTTCCCAGTAACCGTAAAACTGGCGGTTATGGCCCTTATTTTTGAGGCTGTGCTCGGCATAGGGTTCGGCCTGGTAGCTGGCTTGCGGCGCGGAGGCCTGTTCGATTCCACCGTTTTGGTGGTTTCGTTGCTCGTGATTTCCGTCCCCACGTTCGTAATCGGTTTCGTCCTCCAGTTCGTTGTGGGGGTGCAGTGGAAGCTGCTGCCCGCCACCGTTGGGCCAGATACGTCTTTTTACCGACTTTTAATGCCCGCGATCGTTTTGGGAGCCGTGTCTTTCGCATACGTCTTGAGGCTCACGCGCCAATCCGTGTCAGAGAACCTGTCGGCGGATTACGTGCGTACCGCACGGGCTAAAGGCATGGGGCGCACCGCGGTTATGAACCGTCACATTTTGCGTAACTCCCTGATTCCCGTGGTCACGTTCTTGGGTGGTGACCTGGGAGCGTTGATGGGCGGAGCGATTGTTACCGAAGGTATTTTCGCTATCAACGGTGTGGGTGGCACGATGTACCAGGCGATTGTGCGTGGGGAAGCCGCCACCGTGGTTTCATTCACCACTGTGCTGGTGGTGGTTTACATTATTGCGAACCTCCTGGTTGACCTGTTGTACGCAGCCTTGGATCCGCGGATCCGGTACTCCTAA